The genomic interval CGGGCATCTACACCTGCATGGCCCGCAACGCGGCCGGGGTGCTGCGCGCCGACTTCCCGCTGTCGGTGGTCCGGGCGGGCCAGGCGGCCGCCACGGCGGACAGCGGCCCCAACGGCACGGCCTTCCCGGCGGCCGAGTGCCTGCAGCCGCCCGACAGCGAGGACTGCGGCGAGGAGCAGACGCGCTGGCACTTCGACGCCCAGGCCAACAACTGCCTCACCTTCACCTTCGGCCACTGCCACCGCAACCGCAACCACTTCGAGACCTACGAGGCGTGCGTGCGGGCCTGCCTGCGGGGGCCGCGGGCCGTGTGCGCCCTGCCCGCCCTGCAGGGGCCCTGCAAGGCCTACGCGCCGCGCTGGGCCTACAACGGCCCGGCCGGCCAGTGCCAGTCCTTCGTGTACGGCGGCTGCGAGGGCAACGGCAACAACTTCGAGAGCCGCGAGGCCTGCGAGGAGgcctgccccttcccctgggGCGGCCCGCGCTGCCAGGCCTGCAAGCCCAGGCAGAAGCTCGTCACCAGCTTCTGTCGCAGCGACTTCGTCATCCTGGGCCGCGTTTCCGAGCTGACCGAGGAGCCTGACTCCGGCCGCGCTCTGGTGACCGTGGACGAGGTCCTGAAGGACGAGAAGATGGGCCTCAAGTTCCTGGGACGGGAGCCGCTGGAGGTGACTCTGCTCCACGTGGACTGGACCTGCCCCTGCCCCAATGTGACGGTGGGCGAGACGCCGCTCATCATCATGGGGGAGGTGGACGGCGGCATGGCCATGCTCAGGCCCGACAGCTTCGTGGGGGCGTCCAGCGCCCGGCGGGTTCGGAAGCTGCGCGAGGTCATGCACAAGAAGACCTGCGACGTCCTCAAGGAGTTCCCGGGCTCGCACTGAagccccccctgcccccgccgTGTCCCTTCCCCACCTACCCACCCTGACGCCCCTCAGTTAGCAAACTGGGCAAGGTCAGATTCGACAGCTTAGGCCAGCAGAGGAGTAGCAGTCAGAGAAAGCCACCAGAGGATCTTAGATCAACTTCTATTCTTTGGGTTCAGTAAGGGGCTCATATCTTGTTTAGCCGAGGGGGACAAAAGGAGAAGTCAATAGACACTTCCGAATTATTCCCGACGACCAATCTGCGTGGGCATTATTCTTCTCGCTTTGCTGGCCACCCTTTTCCCCTGGCCCTCCCCGCTGCCCTATCCCCAGCCAGCCTCCCAGCCAGGGTTCTAGACATGGCGGCTGCAAGGTGGTCCCAGGAATCATGGGATGAGTTTGTTTGCAAAAGGGGTaggtgagaagagaaaggagggtcCAGAGGCTCATGGGACAAATTCCCCACAGCTGCCTAGACCACTCTGAGCAGAGGCCACTTTGTCCTCGGGGCTCATGGGCAGTGGGAAGCAGGTGGCACGGTCCAGCCCCGCACACAGCTTGCCCTGAGCGGAGGCTGCTCGCCGGGTGCCCTTGGGCCGTGGTCAGTCTGCACCTCGGTCAGGTTGGCCCTGCGGTCTCTGAGGCCACCAGCAGAAGACACGTTTCTCATGCTTCATCTCCTTGGCTTTGTtgattggtttattgtttttttgattTATGAATTCAGTTCTGTTCAGTCTAACTCgaacatttactgaacatttcCTGGGTGCCAGGTGCTAGGACCACAAAGAGCGGTTAGTCACCCCCCAGCTCACAGTGACTGAAACACAAAAGTCCAAATCCAGGGGTTCCCCCAGCGGCAGACCCTTGGCTGCCCCATCCCCCCCAGCTGTCAAACGGTTTCATTTGACAGTCAGTGTGCTTTCCTCTGTCACTGGCCTCCTCGGACATGGAGCAGATAGAAGCCC from Saccopteryx leptura isolate mSacLep1 chromosome 2, mSacLep1_pri_phased_curated, whole genome shotgun sequence carries:
- the WFIKKN2 gene encoding WAP, Kazal, immunoglobulin, Kunitz and NTR domain-containing protein 2 isoform X1; its protein translation is MWALGCHRFWSHWGQVTGLLLLLGVPLRGLALPPIRYSHAGICPNDMNPNLWVDAQSTCRRECETDQECETYEKCCPNVCGTKSCVAARYLDVTGRKGPVGMPKEATCDHFMCLQQGSECDIWDGQPVCKCKDRCEKEPSFTCASDGLTYYNRCYMDAEACSKGITLVVVTCRYHFTWPNTSPPPPETTAHPTTASPETPGLDVAAPALLNHPVHQSVTVGETVSFLCDVAGRPRPDVTWEKQLEDRENVVMGPNHVRGNVVVTNIAQLVIYNAQLQDAGIYTCMARNAAGVLRADFPLSVVRAGQAAATADSGPNGTAFPAAECLQPPDSEDCGEEQTRWHFDAQANNCLTFTFGHCHRNRNHFETYEACVRACLRGPRAVCALPALQGPCKAYAPRWAYNGPAGQCQSFVYGGCEGNGNNFESREACEEACPFPWGGPRCQACKPRQKLVTSFCRSDFVILGRVSELTEEPDSGRALVTVDEVLKDEKMGLKFLGREPLEVTLLHVDWTCPCPNVTVGETPLIIMGEVDGGMAMLRPDSFVGASSARRVRKLREVMHKKTCDVLKEFPGSH
- the WFIKKN2 gene encoding WAP, Kazal, immunoglobulin, Kunitz and NTR domain-containing protein 2 isoform X2, which codes for MPKEATCDHFMCLQQGSECDIWDGQPVCKCKDRCEKEPSFTCASDGLTYYNRCYMDAEACSKGITLVVVTCRYHFTWPNTSPPPPETTAHPTTASPETPGLDVAAPALLNHPVHQSVTVGETVSFLCDVAGRPRPDVTWEKQLEDRENVVMGPNHVRGNVVVTNIAQLVIYNAQLQDAGIYTCMARNAAGVLRADFPLSVVRAGQAAATADSGPNGTAFPAAECLQPPDSEDCGEEQTRWHFDAQANNCLTFTFGHCHRNRNHFETYEACVRACLRGPRAVCALPALQGPCKAYAPRWAYNGPAGQCQSFVYGGCEGNGNNFESREACEEACPFPWGGPRCQACKPRQKLVTSFCRSDFVILGRVSELTEEPDSGRALVTVDEVLKDEKMGLKFLGREPLEVTLLHVDWTCPCPNVTVGETPLIIMGEVDGGMAMLRPDSFVGASSARRVRKLREVMHKKTCDVLKEFPGSH